The DNA segment TAAATTCTTGAGCTGAAATCGTTTGATTCGCTAATAAATTCAAGACATTGGTAGTAAAGGGATAGTTCATGACCGCATCAAACTGATCACCTAATAGCCAAGGCATGGAATCATGCCATATTTCACCGAGAATATAGATATCTGGTTTTTGTTTGCGTATAACGGTGCGGAACTCTCTCCAAAATTGATGATCAACTTCATTTGCAACATCGAGCCGCCATCCATCAATATCAAATTCCTTAATCCAATAGGATGCAACATCTAGTAAGTATTTCTTAACTTCTGGATGTTGAGTATTAAGTTTTGGCATGGATTCGACAAACCCGAAGGTCTCATAGTTCGGATGTTGCCCTCCATGAAGCGGGAGGTTATGTGGATAAAACCAGTTGACATAGTCAGACTGTTGCCCTTTTTCCAATACGTCCTGGAAAGGAGGAAAATAATACCCACAATGATTGAAAACAGCGTCAAGCATCAATTTTATTCCTCTTGCATGGCATTCTTTTACTAATCTTTTAAAATCTTCTTTCGTCCCAAATTGAGGATCTATTTCAAAATAATCAATCGTGTCATACTTATGGTTGGATTGCGCCGTGAAAATTGGTGTTAAATAGATACCATTTATGCCTAGTTCCACTAAGTGATTGAGATGTTGAATGACACCTTCGATATCTCCACCAAAGAAATTACTTTGAGTAGGTTCAGCTGATCCCCAGGGAATAACATGTTGTGTGTCATTTGAGGGATTTCCGTTTGCGAATCTTTCAGGGAAAATTTGATACCAATTTGTACCTTTAACCCAAGCTGGTGCATCGAAAAGTTCGGATGCATGAAGGTATGGGAAGCAAAAATAATAGGAACAGTCATCGATAGATTCTTCATAAAAACCTTTTTCTGTATACAGAAGAATTTCATCTTGGGCATGTAATTCAAAGCCATATCGAATTCTTCGATGTGCTGGTGTAATTTTAACTTCCCAGTAATCAAATAGAGCATCTGTAGCGTTTAATAACATGTCAATTCTTTGGAATATCCACTTACCATCTTTCCAAATATAAGGATCACCATAAAGAAGCTGGATGCTGTCTACATTATCTTTTTTTGTTTGAATTCTAATAGCCAAAGTCGATTCGTCAAAAATATAGGAATCATTATTTCCAGGTCGGTGAAAAACTGCAGATCGCTCCATGTAAAACACTCCTTATATAATTGATTGAGTAAAAAATAGTAAAACTACGTTTCAGATTAACAAAAAAATACAAGTAACTCAATATTATATTGTAAAAAGTCATTTTACAATTCAAACCAAGATTTGGATTGAATAGGTGAAAGGTCATGCTACATAGAGATTTCCCATATGCCCCTTCTTGGAGGACCATGAAGTCGTGTAGTCATATTTCATACTATAACTATTGAGCTAGAGGGCATCTTCCACTTTATACTTTTCACTATATTTAATTATAAAAAAGTATTGTAAATTTTCAAACAATCATTATAATTAAAATTGTGCAATCGCTTTCATAAAGAACATGTAACTTAATAAAAGACGAAGAGTTTTATAAAAACGTATATAACTATATTTCTTTAATTGCTTGAAATATGATAAAAACGTTTTCATTTTTACAATCTTTTCGTTTTTGTGCAAACGGTTGTATTAAATATAAAATAGATATTAGGAGGGTCATGATGAAAAAGAATTTATTAGTGATGATGCTTGTGTTTTTACTGACAATTTTAGCGGCTTGTGCACCTGATCGTGCAGAAGAAACTACACCAGATGACGATGGAGAAGATGGTACAGAAGTGACTGAAGAGGCTAAACCTGAAAAATTGGTTATTTGGGAAGATATAGACAAGAGTAAAGATTGGCTACCTGCTGCTATAGCTTCGTTTGAAAAAGAGCATGGTATTAAAGTTGAATTTAAGGAATTAAACATGGCGGATAAAATCCGTGATCAATTACGTCTTGATGGTCCATCAGGAAGTGCACCAGACGTAGTGACTCTTCCACATGATCAAATCGGTCAAGTAGTTATTGAAGGGCTTATCCAAGAAATTACTGTAGATGATACAGTGTTAAAAACATACAGCGAGTCATCAGTAACTGCTCAAATGTATGATGGGAAATTATACGGTCTACCGAAAGCAACGGAAACACCAGTTTTAATTTATAATAAAGCGCTGATGGAAGAAGCTCCAAAAACAATGGATGAACTTTACGCATTCTCTAAAGATTTCACTAAAGGCGATAACTATGGTTTCCTTGCACTTTGGGATAACTTCTACTTCGCACACGGTGCAATTGCAGGTATGGGTGGATATGTATTCAATGAATCATCTGAAGGTTTAGACCGTGACGATATCGGATTAAATAATGAAGGCGCAGCAGAAGGAGCGGCTTACATTCAACAATGGTACAAAGAAGGATTATTCCCTAAAGGTATAATTGGTGATAGTGGTGGCGCAGCTATGGACGGATTATTTAACGAAGGTAAAGTTGCAGCAGTCATGAATGGACCTTGGGCGTTCCAAGGTATGCGTGATGCAGGAATTGATATCGGTATTGCTCCGATGCCAATATTGCCTAACGGAGAGCAAGTAAAGACCTTCATGGGCGTTAAAGGATGGCATGTAACTGAATTCACAGAAAATCCTTATTGGGCAACCAAATTAATTGAACACTTATCAAACGATGAAAACTCAAAAGCTCGTTTTGAGGCAGTTTCTGAGATTCCGGCAAACGTTGCATTAGTTGATGATCCAATTATTGCTGACAATGAAGGTGCAAAAGCAGTAGCAGTGCAATCTCAATACGCTGTACCAATGCCAAACATTCCTGAAATGGCTGAAGTTTGGGGACCAATGGCAACAGCACTTCAAACTTTGGCTACTGGTAAAGCACAGCCACAAGAAGCTTTAGACGAAGCTGTAAAATCAATTACAACTAATATCGAAACAAATCACCCAGCTAAATAAGGTGATGAAAAGATAAGGGCGGTACCTTCTACTAAAGAAGGTATGGCCTGTCCTTTTATTTTACTTAAAACTCTTTCTCTTTAAATGAGATGAGTCTTGCAAATTTATTGTAGCTTCATCTGGTTTAAATCGATTGATACATAACGCAAATACTTTCTCCTAGAGTGAAAGAGAGGCTACCATAAATGGAAAACTTACAAACCACAACAAATCATCGAAGAAACGCTTTACTGCTATCCATCATTCCAGGATTCGGTCAATTTTATAATAAGCAGTTTTTAAAAGGGTTGATATTTCTCATCTTTTCTTCTTCATTTGGATTTGTTTTTTTCGAAATGATTGGAGAAGGCTTTTGGGGGATTGTGACTTTAGGCGAGATTCCTAAGTTAGATCATTCCGTTTTCCTTTTGATTGATGGAATAATTGCCATTATCATTACGATTATGGGTCTCGCAATTTATTCTTTTAATCTTTACGATGCTTATCAGAATGGGAAAAAACGTGACTTAGGTATTGCCGTCAACTCGGTTCGAAAACAATACCATAATTTAATTGATAATGGTTTTCCATATTTAATGATTACACCTGGCTTCTTTTTATTAATCTTCGTAGTCATTTTCCCTATATTATTTGTATTACTACTAGCATTTACGAATTATGATCTATATCATTCCCCACCAAATAATTTGGTGGATTGGATTGGTTTCCAAAACTTTGTTGATATATTTAGACTTGAAATTTGGCGTACTACATTCTTTTCCGTGCTGGCATGGACTGTTGTATGGACTTTTGGTGCAACGACTCTACAAGTTGCACTTGGTATTTTCTTGGCGATTTTAGTAAATCAAAAGGATTTAAAAGGAAAAGCTATCATTCGAACAATTATGATTTTGCCATGGGCAGTTCCTGCATTTATCACCATATTAATTTTCTCTGGAATGTTTAATGAGACATTCGGGGTCATTAATCGATCGATATTACCGTTTATTGGTATGGAAGGAATACCTTGGATGACGAATGAAATGTGGACGCGCATTGCGTTAATTATGATTCAAACATGGCTTGGTTTCCCATTCATCTTTGCCATGACAACGGGTGTACTACAATCTATTCCAGATGAATTGTATGAGGCAGCAACAGTTGATGGGGCTTCCATTATGCAAAAGTTTTTCTCAATTACTTTGCCGCTTGTTATATTTGCAACCGCGCCAATACTAATTACCCAATACACCTTTAACTTTAATAACTTCAATGTTATTTTCTTATTTAATGGTGGTGGACCAGCAATACCAGGACAAAATGCAGGTGGAACTGACATTTTAATTTCTTGGATTTATCGTTTAACCATGACAAGTGCACAATATGGAAAAGCTGCTGCAGTTACCATGATTCTGTCCATCATTGTTATATCAGTTGCGCTATGGCAATTTAAGAGAACCAAGTCATTCCAAGAGGAGGATATGATGTAATATGAGCAATAAAAAAAGTAGATTAATCCGACTCACAATTTCTTATATCATTATTTTAGCGATGGTTTTCATCATTATTTATCCTTTACTTTGGGTAGTTGGTTCATCATTAAACCCAGGACAAAGCTTATCTGGCTCGAAAATGTTCCCGAATAACCCATCACTCGTGCATTATAAATACTTGTTTAATCTAGAAAATTCTAATTATCTGCTATGGTATTGGAATTCTATGAAGATTAGTGTTATTACGATGGTATTATCTGTTATTTCTGTATCATTTACGGCATATGCATTCTCTCGATATCGTTTTATTGGAAGAAAAAACGGCTTATTAACTTTTCTAATATTACAGATGATCCCAAACTTCGCTGCTTTAATTGCTATTTACGTATTAGCCAATCGTACAGGCTTAATTGATACACATATTGGTTTAATTTTGGTTTACGTTGGTGGATCTATACCGATGAATACTTGGCTAATGAAAGGATACTTAGATACGATACCAAAAGAACTAGACGAATCAGCAAAAATGGATGGCGCAGGACATTTTCGTATCTTCTTCCAAATTGTCATGCCTCTAGCAAAACCAATTATTGCGGTTGTAGCTTTGTTCTCGTTCATCGCCCCGTTAGGAGATTTCATTCTTGCAAGAATTTTGTTACGAGATGAAGAAAAATTCACTCTAGCAGTTGGATTATATGAATTAGTTGCTAAGCAATTTGGTAATGAATTTACGAAGTTTGCAGCAGGTTCGGTATTAATTGCCATACCAATTGCCATTCTTTTCTTAATGTTCCAAAAATATTTCGTATCGGGTTTGACCGCAGGTGGTACAAAAGGATAATGTTCAAAGCGCAATAAGGAATATGAAGGGGGAGCGGAAATTGAGGGATACACTTGTAGTACTCATTTTATTTCCGCTTCTTCTTTTTTTCGCAATTCCAGTAAGTGCAGTAGAAAAGAAGAACGAAAGTTTCAGGATGAAATTTTTTATTTCATTATGATTTACCGTTTTAATAATGAAGATAGTTCGAACGGTTTTAAAGTAAATGCTGCAGACCAAAAGGCATATAGTGGTGGGGATTTTAAAGGAATCACCGGCAAACTTGATTATATAAGTGAAATGGGATTCACAGCGATTTGGTTGACACCTGTATTCGATAAAGAAGAAAAAGGGTATCATGAATATTGGATTAATGACTTTTATGAGAGGGAAGAGCACTTCGGAACAATAGAAGTATTGGGGGGAAGTCTAGCATAATGATATTCGTGTTGTATCTTCTTATGAGGAAACAGGAATAGATAGTTTTGTCGATTTTTCACAAAATGAACATCTTCGTATAACTTTTTCCAAGCCGAATCAAAGTCTAGGTTGGTTGTTCACTTCACTAGAACACAACAAGGCATTTTTCAGACAACCTGAACTTTTGAGCAACTTCATGGATAATCATGATATGATTCGATTTACTAGAGATATTATTCAAAATAAGCAAGATCCGGTAACTCGGTGAAAATTTGCTCTTACCTATTTATATATAGTACCCGGGATTCCAATTGTCTATTATGGCTCGGTGATTGCTTTGGACGGTGGAGAAGATCCAGATAACAGAAGATTAATGGACTTCGATGCAGATAATGAATTGACGTCAAGAGTACCCTGCTCTTTCAAGAGGGGAATTAGAAGTGTTACATGAAGAAGCTAGTATGGCTGTTTATAAACGTAGTTATAAAGATGAACAACTGATCGTCGCGATTAACAATACGACTAAATCACGAACTGTCATTATAGATAACAAGGACTTACCACTAAATAAAGAATTAACCGGTTTATTAGATGGTATTGTTGTTCGTGAAAGTGATGGGATATATGTGATAGAAGTTAACTCTGAAACAT comes from the Paenisporosarcina antarctica genome and includes:
- a CDS encoding alpha-glycosidase yields the protein MERSAVFHRPGNNDSYIFDESTLAIRIQTKKDNVDSIQLLYGDPYIWKDGKWIFQRIDMLLNATDALFDYWEVKITPAHRRIRYGFELHAQDEILLYTEKGFYEESIDDCSYYFCFPYLHASELFDAPAWVKGTNWYQIFPERFANGNPSNDTQHVIPWGSAEPTQSNFFGGDIEGVIQHLNHLVELGINGIYLTPIFTAQSNHKYDTIDYFEIDPQFGTKEDFKRLVKECHARGIKLMLDAVFNHCGYYFPPFQDVLEKGQQSDYVNWFYPHNLPLHGGQHPNYETFGFVESMPKLNTQHPEVKKYLLDVASYWIKEFDIDGWRLDVANEVDHQFWREFRTVIRKQKPDIYILGEIWHDSMPWLLGDQFDAVMNYPFTTNVLNLLANQTISAQEFMNAMTTVIQSYPKNVMDVTFNLVGSHDTPRILTECQEDVSRVKLIYTLLYTFIGSPCMYYGDEIGMTGGRDPGCRKCMEWNPDNQNLDLLDHVKKLISLRQTEKLLANEGDFQFLNHIETEIVAYRKYQGDRNVLVIINPTNSEKTFKIPYSLKGLVIKNMWTEEQFSSNVDTNEVKLESFGFKILAYQHGSDVETI
- a CDS encoding extracellular solute-binding protein produces the protein MKKNLLVMMLVFLLTILAACAPDRAEETTPDDDGEDGTEVTEEAKPEKLVIWEDIDKSKDWLPAAIASFEKEHGIKVEFKELNMADKIRDQLRLDGPSGSAPDVVTLPHDQIGQVVIEGLIQEITVDDTVLKTYSESSVTAQMYDGKLYGLPKATETPVLIYNKALMEEAPKTMDELYAFSKDFTKGDNYGFLALWDNFYFAHGAIAGMGGYVFNESSEGLDRDDIGLNNEGAAEGAAYIQQWYKEGLFPKGIIGDSGGAAMDGLFNEGKVAAVMNGPWAFQGMRDAGIDIGIAPMPILPNGEQVKTFMGVKGWHVTEFTENPYWATKLIEHLSNDENSKARFEAVSEIPANVALVDDPIIADNEGAKAVAVQSQYAVPMPNIPEMAEVWGPMATALQTLATGKAQPQEALDEAVKSITTNIETNHPAK
- a CDS encoding carbohydrate ABC transporter permease, giving the protein MENLQTTTNHRRNALLLSIIPGFGQFYNKQFLKGLIFLIFSSSFGFVFFEMIGEGFWGIVTLGEIPKLDHSVFLLIDGIIAIIITIMGLAIYSFNLYDAYQNGKKRDLGIAVNSVRKQYHNLIDNGFPYLMITPGFFLLIFVVIFPILFVLLLAFTNYDLYHSPPNNLVDWIGFQNFVDIFRLEIWRTTFFSVLAWTVVWTFGATTLQVALGIFLAILVNQKDLKGKAIIRTIMILPWAVPAFITILIFSGMFNETFGVINRSILPFIGMEGIPWMTNEMWTRIALIMIQTWLGFPFIFAMTTGVLQSIPDELYEAATVDGASIMQKFFSITLPLVIFATAPILITQYTFNFNNFNVIFLFNGGGPAIPGQNAGGTDILISWIYRLTMTSAQYGKAAAVTMILSIIVISVALWQFKRTKSFQEEDMM
- a CDS encoding sugar ABC transporter permease, with amino-acid sequence MSNKKSRLIRLTISYIIILAMVFIIIYPLLWVVGSSLNPGQSLSGSKMFPNNPSLVHYKYLFNLENSNYLLWYWNSMKISVITMVLSVISVSFTAYAFSRYRFIGRKNGLLTFLILQMIPNFAALIAIYVLANRTGLIDTHIGLILVYVGGSIPMNTWLMKGYLDTIPKELDESAKMDGAGHFRIFFQIVMPLAKPIIAVVALFSFIAPLGDFILARILLRDEEKFTLAVGLYELVAKQFGNEFTKFAAGSVLIAIPIAILFLMFQKYFVSGLTAGGTKG
- a CDS encoding alpha-amylase family glycosyl hydrolase, with translation MIYRFNNEDSSNGFKVNAADQKAYSGGDFKGITGKLDYISEMGFTAIWLTPVFDKEEKGYHEYWINDFYEREEHFGTIEVLGGSLA